One Ancylobacter novellus DSM 506 genomic window, CGATTCCGGCCTGGGCGAGCAGCGCCAGCCGGCGCGGCGAACCCGAGGCCAGCACCAATGTGGGGCGGGCGCTCACGCAACAACTCCTCTTCCGCCGGACGACGGCCCGGCGGTCCAATCGGCCGGCAAGCTAGAGCATGTTCCGCAAAAACTGAACGAACTTCTCACCCAAGCCCCATGAGACCGCCCGATTCAAACATGGCGCTGGAAGCGGGCGCGGATGCGCGCCTCCAATTCGTCGCGCACGGCGCGATAGGCGTCGAGCTGCTGCTCGCGATTGCCGGCGACCAGCGTCGGGTCCGGCGTCGGCCAGTACTCGACGTCGATGGCGTTGGTGCGGGTGAGCTCCAGCGCCCGGTGATGAGCGTCGGGCGAGAGGGTGATGACGAGGTCGAAGGCGAGCCCTTCATTCTCCTCCAGCTCCTCCAGCGTCTGCGGCCGGTGGCGATGCAGGTCGAGCCCCACCTCGTCGATGGCGGCGGTGACGAAAGGATCGGGCTCGCCCTTCGCCACCCCGGCCGAACCGACATAGAGCGACCGGCCGAACAGGTGCTTCGCCAGCACCGCCGCCATGGGCGAGCGCACGCTGTTCTGCCCGCACATGAACAGCA contains:
- a CDS encoding low molecular weight phosphatase family protein, which encodes MCGQNSVRSPMAAVLAKHLFGRSLYVGSAGVAKGEPDPFVTAAIDEVGLDLHRHRPQTLEELEENEGLAFDLVITLSPDAHHRALELTRTNAIDVEYWPTPDPTLVAGNREQQLDAYRAVRDELEARIRARFQRHV